In the Topomyia yanbarensis strain Yona2022 chromosome 3, ASM3024719v1, whole genome shotgun sequence genome, one interval contains:
- the LOC131691792 gene encoding chromatin assembly factor 1 subunit B — translation MKCQIPEISWHNRDPVLSVDIQPKTGCDKNDFYRLASGGTDTHVLIWHMNQSAKCGTISLDVVADLARHQRAVNAVRWSPNGELLASGDDESVIFIWKQKGETEVLNIVDATNDQDKEIWITLKILRGHMEDVYDLCWSPNSMYLISGSVDNTAMVWDVNKGKSQHIFSDHKGFVQGVAWDPKNQYLATLSSDRYFRVFDLQSKKVLARNNKCSLPAPKDSPLHGQTIRLYHDDTLQTFFRRLSFSPDGNLIITPAGVAEIPGVPKPLNTTYIYTRNSLRQPAITLPSPDQYTVAVRFCPRYFKLRPHPDNKPPVIPLPYRMIFAVATKSSVYLYDTQQKSPFALISNIHYTRLTDLSWSSDGTILIVSSTDGFCSMISFTEDELGEVHVLEADESVGMEKEKTPTKKATAGRKKSKDGKDDEKDKKDLKLETIPEELDRKEAKPIEIRRKPKDASPKEDKPAQPIAFRRKPKENEQGSVQVTEEIPDKIQSAKEEDKAPQPIAIKRKPEEADVTDEKIEAQTNETRKRPRSNSSEKDGESDEPKPIAIRRITLESSDAKSGIIVKEIPPIKTPDEKIAQPAKEIIIEAEKIISSDEKFESPSKTSRPATPIAVRRHPRTPDITPSAGAPESSDHDSSTTPKPVVPKKAATPIAVRRQPRCLAPESEPSNAAKPTEIEEDAVDTWPIDQPKPVMKSIVCNSSHAESEQTEDFKLVISDDEDDADVANVEDQQAAKAVDGAIKDEDSAPATVVTTPKTPRRVEFRTLSTPKSKKKLL, via the exons ATGAAGTGTCAAATTCCGGAAATATCCTGGCATAACAGAGATCCGGTGCTGAGTGTTGATATCCAACCGAAGACGGGAtgcgataaaaatgatttctacCGATTGGCTTCCGGGGGAACCGATACGCATGTTTTG ATTTGGCACATGAATCAGAGTGCTAAATGTGGCACTATTTCACTGGATGTGGTCGCCGATCTGGCTCGTCATCAACGAGCTGTTAATGCAGTTCGATGGTCTCCGAACGGAGAATTACTGGCATCTGGTGACGATGAGAGTGTGATTTTTATCTGGAAGCAAAAGGGTGAAACTGAGGTGCTCAACATCGTCG ATGCCACCAACGACCAGGACAAGGAAATCTGGATCACACTGAAGATTCTTCGTGGGCACATGGAGGACGTTTATGATCTATGTTGGTCACCAAATTCGATGTATCTGATAAGTGGATCCGTTGACAACACGGCGATGGTTTGGGATGTCAATAAGGGAAAATctcaacacattttttcagaTCATAAAGGTTTCGTTCAAGGAGTCGCTTGGGATCCGAAAAACCAATACCTAGCTACGCTCAGTTCGGATCGCTATTTTCGGGTGTTTGATCTACAGTCGAAAAAGGTTCTGGCGAGAAATAACAAATGTTCACTCCCGGCACCAAAAGATTCTCCTCTGCATGGACAAACCATTCGATTGTACCATGATGACACTTTGCAAACGTTTTTCCGCCGGTTAAGCTTTAGTCCGGATGGAAATTTGATAATCACGCCTGCTGGAGTAGCGGAAATTCCGGGAGTTCCCAAACCGCTCAATACGACATATATTTATACGAGGAATTCCCTGAGACA GCCTGCAATCACCTTACCCTCGCCAGATCAATACACGGTAGCCGTTCGGTTTTGTCCACGATATTTCAAGCTGCGACCTCATCCGGACAACAAACCACCGGTCATTCCGCTCCCATACAGAATGATATTTGCGGTGGCCACCAAAAGTTCTGTTTATTTGTATGACACACAGCAGAAATCGCCTTTCGCTTTGATTTCTAACATTCACTACACTCGTCTTACGGATCTTTCCTGGTCCAGCGATGGAACAATTCTCATTGTGTCGTCCACTGATGGTTTCTGTTCGATGATTTCATTCACCGAAGATGAATTAGGTGAAGTACACGTGCTGGAGGCTGATGAGTCAGTCGGGATGGAGAAGGAGAAAACTCCAACGAAAAAAGCTACTGCCGGAAGAAAGAAATCAAAGGACGGTAAAGATGATGAGAAGGATAAGAAGGATCTGAAATTGGAAACTATTCCAGAGGAGCTTGATAGAAAAGAAGCTAAGCCAATCGAGATCAGGAGGAAACCCAAAGATGCCAGCCCTAAAGAGGACAAACCAGCGCAACCGATTGCCTTCAGAAGAAAACCAAAAGAAAATGAGCAGGGATCAGTGCAAGTAACAGAGGAAATACCGGATAAAATACAATCTGCGAAGGAAGAGGATAAAGCTCCACAGCCAATTGCGATAAAACGAAAACCGGAAGAAGCGGACGTTACAGACGAAAAAATTGAGGCACAGACAAATGAGACTAGAAAGCGGCCCCGTTCCAACAGCTCTGAAAAGGATGGTGAATCCGACGAACCAAAACCCATCGCAATTCGTCGCATCACACTAGAAAGTAGTGATGCTAAGTCGGGAATAATCGTCAAAGAAATTCCACCGATTAAAACACCCGACGAGAAAATTGCTCAACCAGCGAAGGAGATCATCATTGAAGCAGAAAAAATCATTAGCAGCGACGAGAAATTTGAGAGTCCATCAAAAACCAGCCGCCCGGCGACCCCGATTGCGGTACGACGACACCCTCGGACACCAGACATAACACCGTCCGCTGGTGCCCCGGAGAGCTCTGATCACGATTCTTCGACCACACCCAAACCGGTGGTCCCGAAAAAAGCGGCCACTCCGATTGCGGTAAGAAGGCAACCTCGCTGTTTAGCACCCGAATCGGAACCATCGAATGCTGCGAAACCTACGGAGATCGAAGAGGATGCTGTGGACACTTGGCCGATCGATCAACCCAAACCGGTGATGAAATCCATCGTTTGCAACTCTTCCCATGCAGAATCTGAGCAAACCGAGGATTTCAAGTTGGTTATTTCCGACGACGAAGATGACGCCGATGTCGCTAATGTTGAAGATCAACAGGCTGCTAAGGCGGTCGATGGTGCTATCAAGGATGAAGATTCCGCTCCGGCTACGGTGGTGACGACACCGAAAACGCCTCGTCGTGTGGAGTTTCGTACCTTATCGACACCGAAGTCGAAGAAGAAATTGCTCTGA